CGTGCCGACATGTTGCGCGGCGAATCGCGCCAGCGGCACCGTCAAATCAAAGCGGAGCCCGACGTCCCGTCCCCCATGATCCTGAAAGCGATACATTTGACGATCGGTCTCGTCGCTTCCTTTGCCGCTGAGAACTTCGGCGTACTCCAGAGCCGGAGTATCGATGGGGGCGAAACCGTACGAACGATAAACCTGCTTTGCGGCGTCAATCAGCCGCTCGCGCGGCATCATCGCTTCCGGCAGGTAATCGCGAAATCCCTTCAGCGTACGGGGCTGAATCAGCTTTGTTTTTTCAGACATCGGTTTTCTAGGAACAAAAAGACGGGCGGTGTGACCGCCCGTGTTGGTTCGATGGAAGGGGATTTTGGCGACGCGCTAGTTGAGGATCGGCAACAGCGGCGGCTTGCGACTACGAATGCTTTGTCCCGCGCCGCGCGGAGCGATCGCCTCGGCGTACTCCCAGATTTGCTCAGGAGTCTCAAAATACATGTCGTAGACCCAGTCATCTTCGTATTCGCAATTCTCGGTCGTGTAGTCGCGGCAAATTTGCGGACGGGTCTCGTAAATGCCGCACATGTTGTCGTCACGCAAATGTTTGCATGTCGTATGAACCAGCAAATACCATGACTCGCCGTCGACGAACACCGAGGCTCGATCGTGCAGCAGGTACCAACGAATGAACTCGAAATCGGCCATTTCGTCCGGCGTATCAATCGGCAACGCAAAGTAACGACAGCACTTGGCGGTGCAATGTTCGCAGAGGACTTCGCCTGGCTTTAGATCTTCGCGATATGGTTTGGTTCGTTTGGCGAGGGACATGGCCGCGATCCTTTTCCCCATGGGGGGAGCTGAAAATTAGCGAATTTGCGCTGTTGGCGTGCCAGCTAAATCTAGCAAAACCGGCAGATTACGACCAGTCTCCCGGACTTCCCAGCGGCAGGCCAGAAAATTTGTGGCATATTAGATGGGTCGTCGGGCCAAACTCCCGGCGGCCATTCCCCGTTTGCTCCCTTGCCCCCCTGCAATTCGCGATGCGCATCGTCATTACTGCGGTTGGTCCTGACAACGTCGGTTTGGCTGACCCGATCATTCATTACGTCACCAGCCTGGGCGCCAACATCGCCGAAATCCAGATGTACGATCATGACGAAGAAGCGGTCTTCGCCATGCTGCTGCGGATTGAACTGGAAAACGCCCCCATCGACCAACTACGGATGGCGCTTACCGAAATTGGCCGCCTGAAAAATCTGTCGATACGAGTTTGGACGCCCGACGAGCGCAAAGACCGCCCCCGCTTGGCGATTTGCACCACATACCGCCCCGAACCTGCGCTAGCGTTGTTGCGGGCGATGCGTGACGATCAGATCAAAGCGGAACCGGCGATTATGATCGGCAATCGCGACGCTTGTCGCGGCCTGGCCGAACAATTTGGCGTCGAGTGGCGCAACGTCGGCGATCACGAGGGGAAAACCGACGACGATAAGATGATCGACGTGCTCGACGAATTTGATGTCGACTATGTCATTTTGGCTCGGTATATGCGGGTCTTGCCGGCCAGCAGTTGCTGGAAATACGCAGGCGGGCGAATTATTAACCTGCATCATGGTCTGCTCCCCAGCTTTCCCGGCATTCGTCCCTATCACGATGCTTTCGCCGTCCGCATGCTTACCTATGGAGCAACCTGTCACTTTATCGTGCCAGAACTGGACGCAGGCAATCAAATCATCCATCAGTCGACGTTCACCACGCCGCCCGGGATGAAACTGGACGACATTATCCGACTTGGCCAGGAAGACAATGAGCCTCGTTGTCTGGTGGAAGGGGTTCGCCGCGTCGTCGACGGCGAGGTGCAATTGCATTTCCATCGCGTGATTGCGGTCGAGTCCTAACGCTCGTAGCGATTCTTCCCCCCAGAAAATGGAATTCCTCTCCCCAAGCAGTCTGCTTCGGATTGCCGCAAGCGTGCTGCGCCCTATCGTTTTCATACGCTCGACATGTGTATGAGCCGATGGCTTTCGCGACACGCGTTTGAATCCAGGGGGCTGGATTGGATTTCCCATGCAACATCGCATCTTAGTTGTCGACGATTCTCCGCTTGTTCAGGAGGAACTACGAGACTTGCTCGATTCGACTTACGAAGTCGCCGTTGCATCCAACGTGCATGAATGCCGCGAAATAGTCGAGAGCTTTCTGCCACATTTGATCTTGCTTGACTTGCAATTGCCCGATGGCGACGGCCACGATCTTTGCGAAGAGTTGCGTCGCATGAAATGCTGCGACTTGGCGCAAATTCTTATCTTCAGCAGCACAGATGACTCGGCGAAACGGCTTGCTCTCTTCAATAGCGGAGCGGTCGACTTCCTCCTGAAGACGATCAACCGCCACGAGTTGCTCGCCAAAATCCAGGTCCACTTGCGACTGCAAGATGCGATCTATCGTGCCGAAAGCGCTGAAGACAAGCTGCAAAAATATTCCCACGAGCTGGAACGAATCGTCGATTCGCGCGCTCAAGCGATTGAAGCGACGCAAGATATCGCCGTGTTCGCCCTGGCGAAGCTCGCCGACTCGCGTGATGTGGAGACCGGCGAACACCTGGTCCGCATGCGCGCATATTCGCAGATCCTAGCCGAACAACTGCATTGCAATAGTGAATACAGCGACGAAATTGACGAAGCTTTTCTGTCCGATCTCTATCGTTCCAGTCCGTTGCATGATATCGGAAAAGTCGGCATCAGTGACGCAATTTTGTTAAAACCGGGTCGCCTGACTCCGGACGAATACGAAGTGATGAAAGGGCATGCCGAAATCGGAGCCCAAACGTTGGATGAAGTCGCTCGCAGCAGTTCCAAGGGAGACTTCTTTCGCATGGCGGCCCAGGTCGCTCGCCATCATCATGAACGCTGGGATGGCGCCGGATATCCTGAGGGCCTCAAAGGCCGCGACATTCCGCTGTGCGCTCGAATTGTCGCGGTCGCCGACGTCTTTGACGCGCTGACATCTAAACGGGTCTACAAAGAAGCGTTTGAGGTTCAGAACGCCTACGAGATGATCGTTTCGGAAAGCGGTAAACACTTTGATCCAACCGTCGTCCAGGCGTTCGTCGCTTGCTTTGACAAGTTCTCGATGATCGCACGACGAACATCGAATGCTAACAACTCGAACTCCGATCGCCGTCTGGCGACGCCCCGTTTTCGTCAGACGCTGGAATACGCCGCTTCGCCGATCTCGACCAACCCGAAGGTGTTGGTCATTGAAGACGATTTGAACATGGGACAGTTGATTGAATCATGGCTGTCCGAAGCTGGATATGAAGTCACGACCTGCGGCGACGCCGCCTCTGCGTTGCGTGTGATTCAGACCAACCAACCCCAGTACGTCATTACCGACTGGATGATGCCGACCATCGATGGCGAAACGGTCTGCCGCTGGACGCGGGATGCGCTGTTGACTCATTATATCTATACGATCGTCATTACTGCGGACACGCGCCCCGAGACAAGACTACGCGCCTTCCACGCCGGCGCTGATGACTTTA
The nucleotide sequence above comes from Blastopirellula sp. J2-11. Encoded proteins:
- a CDS encoding response regulator, translated to MQHRILVVDDSPLVQEELRDLLDSTYEVAVASNVHECREIVESFLPHLILLDLQLPDGDGHDLCEELRRMKCCDLAQILIFSSTDDSAKRLALFNSGAVDFLLKTINRHELLAKIQVHLRLQDAIYRAESAEDKLQKYSHELERIVDSRAQAIEATQDIAVFALAKLADSRDVETGEHLVRMRAYSQILAEQLHCNSEYSDEIDEAFLSDLYRSSPLHDIGKVGISDAILLKPGRLTPDEYEVMKGHAEIGAQTLDEVARSSSKGDFFRMAAQVARHHHERWDGAGYPEGLKGRDIPLCARIVAVADVFDALTSKRVYKEAFEVQNAYEMIVSESGKHFDPTVVQAFVACFDKFSMIARRTSNANNSNSDRRLATPRFRQTLEYAASPISTNPKVLVIEDDLNMGQLIESWLSEAGYEVTTCGDAASALRVIQTNQPQYVITDWMMPTIDGETVCRWTRDALLTHYIYTIVITADTRPETRLRAFHAGADDFMPKPLDRNELLARLHAASRVVALENRPAGLSRNDPLTGLATRRQLDEQLEREWFRAIRYHLPLSCIVLDVDGFEEINDRYGYEAGDQVIQRIAQVVQGHTRLTDYVCRLAGDRFLIAMVESNESQAAQFAERLCKVLAGSAVTIDGQTLTTTASFGVAQTHADTTNLDKLIQLAEEAIVIAKQLGRNRVVRRSATIQSAELPNPVKEWGTPLANALAHDVMTSPIVTLQESDTARSALRFLLRYRINSAPVVDRNGMLCGVLSEKDLMSHMTDVARWDQPIRSSMSSDVVYFEEDDTAETIYNFLNRASIRRVVVVREGRPTGVISRGSLLRWFNRLQDLESDNQANESLENRPDAELAESVSNLLKELEQSISLELAHGTSNAR
- a CDS encoding formyltransferase family protein yields the protein MRIVITAVGPDNVGLADPIIHYVTSLGANIAEIQMYDHDEEAVFAMLLRIELENAPIDQLRMALTEIGRLKNLSIRVWTPDERKDRPRLAICTTYRPEPALALLRAMRDDQIKAEPAIMIGNRDACRGLAEQFGVEWRNVGDHEGKTDDDKMIDVLDEFDVDYVILARYMRVLPASSCWKYAGGRIINLHHGLLPSFPGIRPYHDAFAVRMLTYGATCHFIVPELDAGNQIIHQSTFTTPPGMKLDDIIRLGQEDNEPRCLVEGVRRVVDGEVQLHFHRVIAVES
- a CDS encoding YkgJ family cysteine cluster protein, with translation MSLAKRTKPYREDLKPGEVLCEHCTAKCCRYFALPIDTPDEMADFEFIRWYLLHDRASVFVDGESWYLLVHTTCKHLRDDNMCGIYETRPQICRDYTTENCEYEDDWVYDMYFETPEQIWEYAEAIAPRGAGQSIRSRKPPLLPILN